The following is a genomic window from Methanolinea sp..
GTCGTGGCGGCGAATTCCTGAACCTTGGGGATCAGGCTGCCACCGTCGGGTTCACGCCGTGGAGTAAAAACTGTATGCATCCTCCGAGGCGATTCACACAAGTCTCTTACCCACCTTCCCTTCGTCTTCTCGGAGAGCACCCTGTCCATCGTGAACAGTGGCGCTCCGCTCCTCCGGGATGCAGCCAGGTAGAGGGCGTCATAAACCGTCAGTCGCTCGGAGAGGGCGATCCTGAATGCATCCTCGAGCAGGTATGCCGCGCTCATCACCTCGCAGGCGATTCCGATGAAGTCCATACAACCGTGCAGCGCCCGAAAGGCGACCTCCTCCTGCTCGCCGGAGGTGATGACATTCTTCCATACGACGTTCGCCACCTCTGCGAAGGCCAGATCGAGGGTGATCAGCTTCTCCGGAGGGAAGGACCACCACTGCATCGATGCACGATTGTAAGTTGGGTCTCATTCA
Proteins encoded in this region:
- a CDS encoding type II toxin-antitoxin system VapC family toxin, whose translation is MQWWSFPPEKLITLDLAFAEVANVVWKNVITSGEQEEVAFRALHGCMDFIGIACEVMSAAYLLEDAFRIALSERLTVYDALYLAASRRSGAPLFTMDRVLSEKTKGRWVRDLCESPRRMHTVFTPRREPDGGSLIPKVQEFAATTLYLSVSRPGMPAIR